In Leptolyngbya sp. SIO1E4, one DNA window encodes the following:
- a CDS encoding DUF2256 domain-containing protein, with protein MARQRSKSDLPTKVCPVCQRPFTWRKKWADCWDEVKYCSERCRRRRSQANG; from the coding sequence ATGGCTCGTCAGCGTTCAAAGTCTGATCTTCCCACTAAGGTTTGTCCGGTGTGCCAGCGCCCTTTTACGTGGCGCAAAAAATGGGCTGACTGTTGGGATGAGGTGAAATATTGTTCTGAACGCTGTCGGCGGCGGCGATCTCAGGCGAATGGCTAG
- a CDS encoding sugar O-acetyltransferase, whose amino-acid sequence MRERMLSGELYLARDPELVAMLSRAQRLLHAFNTSHPDEIPQQQALMKDLFGALGKEFEIKPPFRCDYGVHIFAGERLFINYDCVILDCNTVRLGDRVLLGPKVQIYTATHPLDPAERIGGWEAALPIEIGNDVWIGGGAIICPGVTVGDGSTIGAGSVVTRDVPPGVFAAGNPCRVIRELRSEGT is encoded by the coding sequence ATGCGCGAACGGATGCTGTCAGGGGAACTGTATCTTGCCCGGGATCCTGAACTGGTCGCCATGCTAAGCCGGGCCCAACGGCTCCTCCATGCCTTTAATACCTCGCATCCTGACGAGATCCCACAGCAACAGGCCCTCATGAAAGACCTGTTTGGTGCCCTGGGAAAGGAGTTTGAAATCAAGCCCCCGTTTCGCTGTGACTATGGGGTGCACATTTTTGCGGGAGAGCGTCTCTTCATTAATTACGATTGTGTCATTCTCGACTGTAATACAGTGCGGCTGGGAGATCGGGTGTTGCTGGGCCCTAAGGTTCAGATCTACACAGCCACCCACCCGCTTGATCCGGCTGAGCGCATAGGGGGGTGGGAGGCGGCCTTACCGATTGAAATCGGCAACGATGTTTGGATCGGGGGAGGCGCGATTATTTGCCCTGGCGTCACGGTGGGAGATGGATCAACAATTGGGGCAGGCAGCGTTGTCACGCGAGATGTGCCACCGGGGGTCTTTGCAGCGGGGAATCCCTGTCGCGTAATCCGAGAATTGCGCAGCGAGGGCACATAG
- a CDS encoding HAD-IA family hydrolase encodes MLQAVFFDLDGTLANTDPIHLEIWRQILAPHGYVVDEAFFKKHISGQLNERLIHTLLPQLSDADGQALAIQKEAQFRELAASKLGRMPGFTQLFDWITRQALNTAVVTNAPRANADFMLQVLNLETAFDKVIIAGELPRSKPDPLPYQTALDHFNLAPEGAVVFEDSKTGIQAAVAAKIPTIGVASTHEPEVLYGYGASLVIEDFMDARLRKFGLLG; translated from the coding sequence ATGCTCCAGGCTGTCTTCTTCGACCTTGATGGCACCCTTGCCAACACCGACCCCATTCACCTAGAAATCTGGCGCCAGATTCTTGCCCCCCACGGGTATGTCGTTGATGAAGCCTTCTTTAAAAAACATATCAGTGGTCAACTGAACGAGCGCCTCATTCACACACTCCTGCCCCAGCTATCAGATGCGGACGGTCAGGCGCTAGCGATTCAAAAAGAAGCCCAATTTCGCGAACTCGCAGCCTCCAAGCTCGGACGGATGCCGGGCTTTACCCAACTCTTTGACTGGATCACCCGTCAAGCCTTGAACACCGCTGTTGTGACCAATGCGCCCCGAGCGAATGCTGATTTCATGCTGCAAGTGCTGAATCTGGAAACGGCCTTTGATAAAGTCATCATCGCGGGAGAGCTGCCCCGCAGCAAACCCGACCCGCTGCCGTATCAAACGGCGCTAGATCATTTCAATCTCGCTCCTGAGGGAGCAGTCGTCTTTGAAGACTCTAAAACCGGCATTCAGGCAGCAGTTGCGGCTAAAATCCCCACGATTGGCGTTGCTTCTACCCACGAGCCAGAAGTGCTGTATGGCTATGGTGCCAGTCTTGTGATTGAGGATTTCATGGATGCACGCTTGCGCAAGTTTGGCCTGTTGGGTTAA
- a CDS encoding mechanosensitive ion channel family protein has translation MPTEFLNQTILGNTIADYTLAIAILLGGMLLTNLIRMVVIARLKHWAQHSTTDLDDRLLSLVEQPITYLLYVGSFFVSVGNLALHPILQDSITVLCIILATVLVVQLTGSLVEYGVRVYWVTRRGDATFENSLSALIPAIKVVVWAVGLVFLLDNLGFDISAVIASLGIGGVAIALASQGVLADLFSYFSILFDRPFEIGDFLIVGDLVGTVEHIGIKTTRLRSIGGEELVAANTDLTNSRIQNFRRMRRRRIVFTLGVTYETTQAQMEAIPGLIQTVIDATEGVTFDRAHFLAFGDFSLNYEVVYYVETGDYAAYMDAQQQMNWGIKAAFETHHIQFAYPTQLLHLTNAEGGPVIGNGRDRSQPPVTTSPPAAESSD, from the coding sequence ATGCCGACAGAGTTTCTCAATCAGACTATTTTGGGCAATACGATCGCGGACTATACCCTGGCGATCGCCATCCTATTGGGAGGGATGCTGCTCACCAATCTAATTCGGATGGTGGTTATCGCTCGTCTCAAGCATTGGGCGCAGCACAGCACCACAGATTTAGACGATCGCTTATTGAGCCTGGTAGAGCAGCCCATCACCTACTTACTCTATGTGGGCAGCTTTTTCGTCAGCGTGGGTAATCTGGCGCTGCATCCCATTTTGCAAGATTCCATTACTGTTCTATGCATCATCCTGGCGACGGTTTTGGTGGTGCAGCTGACCGGCTCCCTGGTGGAATATGGCGTGCGGGTTTACTGGGTGACGCGCCGGGGCGACGCGACCTTCGAAAACAGTCTGAGTGCGCTGATTCCTGCCATCAAAGTGGTGGTGTGGGCGGTTGGGCTAGTTTTCTTGCTCGACAACTTAGGGTTCGATATCTCTGCCGTCATCGCCAGCCTGGGGATTGGCGGGGTCGCGATTGCCTTGGCCTCTCAGGGCGTCTTGGCAGACCTGTTTAGTTATTTTTCAATTCTGTTTGATCGTCCCTTTGAAATTGGCGATTTCTTGATTGTGGGTGACCTCGTAGGCACGGTCGAACATATCGGCATCAAAACCACACGCTTGCGTAGCATCGGTGGTGAAGAGTTGGTGGCCGCCAATACTGATCTGACCAACTCTCGTATTCAAAACTTTCGGCGCATGCGGCGGCGACGTATCGTGTTTACCCTTGGGGTCACCTACGAAACAACCCAGGCGCAAATGGAAGCTATCCCCGGTTTGATTCAAACAGTAATTGATGCAACGGAAGGGGTCACCTTTGATCGCGCCCACTTTTTGGCCTTTGGTGATTTCAGCCTCAATTATGAGGTGGTTTACTACGTAGAAACTGGCGATTATGCGGCCTATATGGATGCTCAGCAGCAGATGAATTGGGGCATTAAGGCAGCGTTTGAGACACACCATATTCAGTTTGCATACCCCACCCAGCTGCTGCATCTCACGAATGCCGAGGGCGGGCCTGTAATCGGCAACGGCCGCGATCGCAGCCAACCACCAGTGACGACCAGCCCACCCGCCGCTGAAAGCTCTGACTAA
- a CDS encoding N-acetylmuramoyl-L-alanine amidase: MAQGQLLGLMVSIVGSFAVTSPALADARLFLAYPPETHQTTADRIFLIGTADPDLPVLVNGEPITERSEAGHFAPSLPLALGENVLTLTQGEESLTVRVTRVSATPTVPPDLGFLEDSLTPQVDIARQAGELVCFSAIAAPNAEISVTWGGAEIPLAPVANAVTLPPNSAVLTAQNEPLPLVATPYEGCTVVPATGQLGQPRYAIILDFDNQTQSSADASESAPRLLEAVTTENQIVAIIPPGSIERLPATSFQVAEVTVASGVARTGPSTDYSRLTPLPQGTRARVTGTEGDWLRLDYGGWIRASETQVVSAAAPPQSLIRSVTSQQIPGWTEVRFPLQVAVPVSIDQTADTLTLTLHNTTPQTDTIYLDTDPVIERLDWAPVLPDKAQYRFQLKADQQWGYKLRYDGTTLVLSLRHPPQLQSEGQPLAGTTLLIDPGHGSENDLGARGPNGYPEKDVNLVVSKLLRDALEARGAAVVMTREGDDDLFPRDRVDIINQVEPTLAISVHYNALPDAGDALNTAGIGTFWYNAQAHSLAQFLHDYLVDGLDRPSYGVYWNNLALTRPTVTPAVLLELGFMINPYEFEWITDPDAQQALAETLADAIAAWMQQATADEVIN, translated from the coding sequence ATGGCTCAAGGACAGTTGCTAGGTCTCATGGTGAGCATAGTGGGGAGCTTTGCAGTGACAAGCCCTGCGCTGGCTGACGCTCGCTTGTTTCTAGCCTATCCGCCGGAGACGCACCAAACTACGGCCGATCGCATTTTTCTGATTGGCACGGCTGACCCCGATCTCCCTGTGCTGGTCAATGGTGAGCCCATCACCGAGCGGAGTGAGGCTGGGCACTTCGCCCCCAGTTTGCCCCTCGCGTTGGGAGAAAATGTCTTGACCCTGACCCAGGGAGAAGAGAGCCTAACTGTTCGGGTAACCCGAGTCTCTGCCACACCAACGGTGCCCCCAGACCTTGGATTTCTGGAAGATTCCTTGACGCCGCAAGTGGATATAGCCAGACAGGCTGGAGAGCTGGTGTGCTTTAGTGCGATCGCGGCCCCAAATGCTGAAATTTCTGTCACCTGGGGCGGTGCAGAAATCCCCCTGGCTCCGGTTGCCAATGCGGTCACCCTGCCTCCCAATTCCGCGGTCCTGACGGCCCAAAACGAGCCTTTGCCGCTGGTTGCCACCCCCTACGAAGGCTGTACCGTTGTGCCTGCTACTGGACAGCTGGGTCAACCCAGGTATGCCATTATTCTGGATTTCGATAATCAAACTCAGTCCTCGGCTGACGCCTCTGAATCCGCGCCTCGTTTGCTGGAGGCTGTGACCACTGAAAATCAGATCGTCGCCATTATCCCTCCGGGTTCCATTGAACGGCTACCTGCCACCTCGTTTCAGGTAGCAGAGGTGACGGTAGCATCTGGGGTGGCTCGCACCGGCCCCAGTACAGACTATTCTCGCCTGACCCCTCTGCCCCAAGGCACTCGCGCCAGGGTGACCGGAACCGAAGGTGATTGGCTGCGGCTGGATTACGGTGGTTGGATTCGGGCTTCAGAAACCCAAGTGGTCTCAGCTGCCGCCCCCCCTCAGTCTCTGATTCGGAGCGTGACGTCCCAGCAGATACCCGGCTGGACTGAAGTCCGCTTTCCCCTACAGGTAGCGGTGCCCGTCAGCATTGACCAAACGGCTGATACCTTGACCCTGACCCTCCACAACACGACCCCCCAAACCGACACCATTTACCTCGATACCGACCCTGTGATTGAACGCCTTGATTGGGCCCCAGTCTTACCCGATAAAGCCCAGTATCGCTTTCAGCTCAAGGCAGATCAGCAGTGGGGCTACAAACTGCGCTACGACGGCACCACCCTGGTGCTCTCTCTACGGCACCCCCCTCAGCTGCAATCTGAGGGTCAGCCACTGGCAGGCACGACTCTTTTGATCGACCCAGGCCACGGCAGCGAAAACGATTTGGGCGCGCGCGGCCCCAATGGCTATCCCGAAAAAGACGTCAATTTGGTGGTGTCTAAACTGTTGCGAGATGCCCTCGAAGCTCGGGGCGCAGCTGTGGTCATGACTCGTGAGGGCGATGATGATCTGTTTCCCCGCGATCGCGTCGACATCATCAACCAAGTAGAACCGACCCTGGCCATCAGCGTTCACTACAATGCCCTGCCCGATGCGGGAGATGCCTTGAACACAGCCGGTATCGGCACCTTTTGGTACAACGCCCAGGCTCACTCTCTAGCCCAGTTTTTGCACGATTATTTGGTGGATGGCCTTGATCGCCCCTCCTACGGGGTTTATTGGAATAACCTGGCCCTGACACGCCCAACGGTAACACCAGCTGTGCTGCTGGAGTTGGGCTTTATGATCAACCCTTACGAGTTTGAATGGATTACCGACCCCGATGCCCAGCAAGCCTTGGCTGAGACGCTGGCAGATGCGATCGCGGCTTGGATGCAGCAGGCAACAGCAGATGAGGTAATCAATTGA
- a CDS encoding diguanylate cyclase has translation MMAADVRQLLDCDRTLLYQFEPDWSGKVVIESVADLQWSLLNHVVHDSWFKSNRVDHYREGWFAAIEDIATADLTPCHAEFLARVKVKANLVVPILSGETLWGLLIAHCGQPRQWQPEEVEGLQRISVQMGIAVQQAALSEELQATKADLASLTAQLEQAHVNLLEEGKKRRAEVSQQQDILRRSTHQFYQFAAIVESSRDAIISNTLDGTIISWNHAANHLLGYSAQEAIGTHISTLIPPEQRANANQVLQCIYQGQLIDTYETQRLSKVGKRVDVAVTLSPLRDSNGQIMGASTIARDISDRKQAEETLRQSEATNRALIEAMPDFLVRMHQDGVQKEVINKGAIHNFYSEKIADQIKGISIAEMMPADIAQERIQLAKLALDTGEVQRQEYQFLVQGKIHYEEARIVPLLDHDVLVMVRDITRQKQAETDLKATKEQLELFIQATSEGFWDWNLITGDIYFSPRFKEILGYANHELGNTFKIWESLILEDDRATTLKRIEDYNRGKVDHFSITQRFRHKNGSTVHVFCRAIHLKNEQGTVVRMVGSHLDITPMVTIQAALKDSDMQLSSILDSSLDGIMAFRSVRDEVGTIVDFEWLLSNPTACELVGRSAQHLIGHHLLQELPGNRVEGLFDLYVQVVESGEPMQHQVYYTHDAIDSWFEIFAVKLEDGFAVTFRNIDAIKQSEQALQRANQQLEERIGALKQRNTEMLLLSETSDFLQACLTIEEACAVMTSLVEPLFPGCSGGIFITNASRNRIENVASWGTHLHSQTDFYPHDCWALRRGRPHWAGQDRLGLRCNHISAQAEISDTLCIPMIAQGETLGLFYLNGATAGALSAAKQQLARTVAEQVALAIANLNLRETLQHQSIRDPLTGLFNRRYLEESLQQEISRAQRHRHTIGIIMIDLDHFKYFNDTHGHDAGDHVLQAVGKLLREKVRESDIACRYGGEEIVLVLPESSLAENQAKAEVLRDAISKLKVHHNGKTLDALTASFGVACFPEHGVAGSTLVQAADAALYQAKAAGRNQVIVAQ, from the coding sequence ATGATGGCAGCAGACGTGCGTCAGCTGTTGGACTGCGATCGCACCCTGCTCTATCAGTTTGAACCAGACTGGAGCGGCAAGGTTGTTATAGAGTCCGTAGCTGACCTGCAATGGTCATTGCTGAATCATGTTGTCCATGACTCTTGGTTTAAGTCAAACCGCGTTGACCATTATCGCGAGGGCTGGTTTGCAGCCATTGAAGATATTGCCACCGCTGATCTCACGCCCTGCCACGCTGAATTTCTTGCCAGGGTGAAGGTGAAAGCAAATCTCGTGGTTCCCATCCTCTCTGGGGAGACTCTCTGGGGGTTACTGATTGCCCACTGCGGCCAACCTCGCCAATGGCAACCTGAAGAGGTGGAGGGATTACAGCGGATTTCAGTGCAAATGGGCATTGCGGTGCAGCAGGCAGCTCTGAGTGAAGAACTTCAAGCAACCAAAGCAGACCTGGCCAGCCTGACAGCGCAGTTAGAACAAGCACATGTAAATCTGCTGGAAGAAGGCAAAAAACGGCGCGCAGAAGTGAGTCAACAGCAAGACATCTTACGCCGGAGCACTCACCAATTCTATCAATTTGCAGCCATTGTCGAATCTTCTCGCGACGCCATTATTAGCAACACCCTGGATGGCACGATCATCAGTTGGAACCATGCCGCCAATCATTTATTAGGGTATTCAGCTCAAGAAGCAATTGGCACTCACATTTCAACCCTGATTCCACCCGAACAAAGAGCCAACGCTAATCAGGTTTTACAGTGCATTTATCAAGGGCAACTCATTGATACCTATGAGACCCAACGGCTCAGCAAAGTAGGAAAACGGGTTGATGTGGCGGTGACCCTGTCGCCGCTGCGGGATAGCAATGGGCAAATCATGGGTGCCTCTACGATTGCCCGAGATATTAGCGATCGCAAGCAAGCAGAAGAGACTCTGCGACAAAGCGAAGCGACGAATCGAGCCTTGATTGAAGCCATGCCCGATTTTTTAGTGCGCATGCATCAGGATGGCGTACAGAAAGAAGTGATTAATAAAGGGGCAATTCACAATTTCTATTCAGAAAAAATTGCAGATCAAATCAAAGGTATTTCCATTGCTGAAATGATGCCTGCAGACATTGCTCAAGAGCGCATTCAGCTCGCTAAGCTGGCATTGGATACAGGGGAAGTTCAACGACAAGAATATCAGTTCTTAGTGCAAGGAAAAATTCATTATGAAGAAGCGCGAATTGTTCCTTTGTTAGATCATGATGTCCTGGTGATGGTGCGAGATATCACCCGTCAAAAACAGGCCGAAACGGATCTGAAAGCCACGAAGGAACAGCTTGAATTATTTATTCAAGCCACGTCCGAAGGCTTTTGGGATTGGAATTTGATCACAGGAGACATTTACTTTTCGCCTCGCTTCAAAGAGATTCTTGGCTATGCTAACCACGAACTTGGCAATACCTTTAAAATCTGGGAGTCACTCATTCTTGAAGATGATCGTGCAACCACGCTAAAGCGTATTGAAGACTATAACCGGGGGAAGGTCGATCACTTTTCAATTACTCAGCGATTTCGCCACAAAAATGGGTCTACCGTTCATGTTTTCTGCCGGGCCATTCATCTTAAAAATGAGCAGGGGACGGTTGTTCGCATGGTGGGTAGCCATTTAGATATCACCCCCATGGTGACCATACAAGCTGCCCTGAAAGATTCAGATATGCAGTTAAGCAGTATTTTGGATAGTTCCCTCGACGGCATTATGGCGTTTCGATCTGTGCGCGATGAAGTCGGCACCATTGTGGATTTTGAGTGGCTTTTAAGTAATCCAACCGCTTGCGAGTTGGTGGGGCGGAGTGCCCAACACCTGATCGGTCATCATTTATTACAAGAACTGCCAGGAAACCGGGTCGAGGGGCTGTTTGATCTCTATGTTCAAGTGGTTGAATCTGGGGAACCGATGCAGCATCAGGTGTACTATACCCATGATGCGATTGATAGCTGGTTTGAAATTTTTGCGGTCAAGCTTGAGGATGGCTTTGCCGTGACCTTCCGCAATATTGATGCTATCAAGCAGTCAGAGCAGGCCCTGCAGCGGGCAAATCAACAACTAGAAGAGCGTATTGGGGCCCTGAAACAGCGCAATACCGAAATGCTGCTGTTGAGTGAAACGAGTGATTTTCTGCAAGCTTGTTTGACGATTGAAGAAGCCTGTGCGGTTATGACTAGCTTGGTAGAACCCCTATTTCCGGGCTGTTCTGGCGGCATTTTTATCACCAATGCCTCTCGCAATCGCATTGAAAATGTGGCGTCTTGGGGCACGCACCTACATTCTCAAACTGATTTTTATCCCCATGATTGCTGGGCCTTGCGTCGCGGGCGACCTCACTGGGCGGGGCAAGACCGGCTCGGGCTGCGCTGTAATCACATTTCTGCTCAGGCTGAGATCTCAGATACGCTCTGTATTCCCATGATTGCGCAGGGAGAAACTTTGGGCTTGTTCTATCTCAATGGGGCAACAGCCGGGGCTTTATCGGCCGCGAAGCAGCAGCTAGCGCGAACGGTGGCTGAGCAGGTCGCCCTGGCGATCGCGAATCTGAACCTACGGGAAACGCTGCAACACCAAAGCATTCGGGACCCGCTCACCGGCTTGTTTAACCGTCGTTATTTGGAAGAATCCCTGCAGCAAGAAATTTCGCGCGCCCAGCGCCATCGACACACCATTGGAATCATCATGATCGATCTCGATCACTTTAAGTACTTTAACGATACCCATGGCCATGACGCGGGCGACCATGTGCTGCAAGCCGTGGGCAAGCTCCTGAGAGAAAAGGTGCGAGAGTCAGATATTGCCTGTCGTTATGGCGGCGAAGAGATTGTGCTGGTGCTCCCCGAATCTTCCCTGGCAGAAAACCAGGCCAAAGCCGAAGTGCTGCGAGACGCGATTAGCAAACTCAAAGTTCATCACAATGGCAAAACCCTCGATGCCCTGACGGCATCCTTTGGCGTCGCCTGTTTCCCAGAACATGGCGTCGCGGGCTCGACCCTGGTACAAGCTGCAGATGCGGCCCTCTATCAGGCGAAAGCTGCCGGACGCAATCAGGTGATTGTTGCTCAATAG
- a CDS encoding 2OG-Fe(II) oxygenase: MAASTVGPNPQFHSLQNPNQRFQTLVDQSMDVLATLLADTQTPVPERAAIALQILQAAGLSTQPVADAPNHDSPQNGAVSAIAQQLSKTFNASQPALEPPVTDVGSQGEILPAQYIQIDRFLSPEEHQQALDIAWAHQKNFVSTTTTTNATDYRQSAVLYATFFAEFYELLTRRILDAMPAVLNHLNLAAFPVTQVEMQLTAHNDGCFYRIHNDSGDTPSASRVLTYVYYFNQEPKAYSGGELALYETHLKGGSPVKRDRTEIIEPRNNSIIFFDSRCLHEVLPISCPSQEFRDGRFTLNGWLRR, encoded by the coding sequence ATGGCAGCATCCACGGTTGGCCCCAACCCCCAATTTCATTCGCTTCAAAATCCGAACCAACGGTTTCAGACCCTGGTTGATCAGTCCATGGATGTTTTAGCAACCCTCCTGGCAGATACTCAGACGCCTGTGCCCGAAAGAGCCGCGATCGCGCTGCAAATTCTTCAAGCAGCTGGACTGTCTACTCAGCCTGTCGCCGATGCACCTAACCATGATTCTCCTCAAAATGGGGCAGTTTCTGCGATCGCCCAACAGCTCTCTAAAACGTTTAACGCATCTCAGCCTGCATTAGAGCCCCCTGTGACTGACGTTGGGTCTCAAGGGGAGATTTTACCGGCCCAGTATATTCAGATTGATAGGTTTCTTTCCCCTGAGGAACATCAACAGGCATTGGACATTGCCTGGGCTCACCAAAAGAACTTTGTCAGCACCACCACCACTACCAACGCGACAGACTACCGACAGTCTGCCGTTTTGTATGCGACCTTTTTTGCCGAGTTCTATGAGCTATTAACGCGTCGGATTTTGGATGCAATGCCCGCCGTCTTGAATCATCTCAATCTCGCAGCTTTCCCGGTGACACAGGTGGAAATGCAGCTTACGGCTCACAACGACGGCTGTTTTTACAGAATTCACAACGACTCTGGAGATACGCCCTCCGCCTCGCGGGTGCTGACCTATGTTTATTACTTTAATCAAGAACCCAAAGCCTACTCAGGGGGCGAACTTGCCCTTTACGAAACCCACCTGAAAGGCGGCTCTCCGGTGAAGCGCGATCGCACGGAAATTATTGAACCCCGAAATAACAGTATTATTTTCTTTGATAGTCGTTGCCTCCATGAAGTGTTGCCAATCAGCTGCCCATCCCAGGAATTTAGAGATGGCCGGTTTACGCTGAATGGTTGGTTGCGGCGTTGA
- the hisC gene encoding histidinol-phosphate transaminase, with translation MRYFRPAIDTLTAYVPGEQPPSEANVIKLNTNENPYPPSPKVLETLRNLDGELLRRYPDPWAHGFCHAVSDALGVPADWVIVGNGSDDVLTMLVRACAEGGDRPVVYPTPTYTLYRTLSAMQPATVVEVPYPGSFQLPVEKLIAANGALTFIASPNSPSGHAVPLDDLRELAHKTPGVLVIDEAYVDFAEFSALPLVQEFENVIVLRTLSKGYSLAGLRLGFGVANPTLLAGLFKVKDSYNVDAIAIALGKAAMGDQAYKTACADKVKRSRTQLTQHLEHIGFTVFHSQGNFVLATPLGNTAESLYQALKEHGILVRYFNQPGLDDKLRISVGTDEQNHRLIEALTNLSLNPTGQTCASVHP, from the coding sequence ATGCGCTACTTCCGGCCTGCCATTGATACCCTGACTGCCTACGTTCCTGGCGAACAGCCACCGTCAGAGGCAAACGTCATCAAGCTCAATACCAATGAAAATCCTTATCCACCGTCTCCTAAAGTGCTAGAAACACTGCGCAATTTAGACGGTGAGCTGCTCAGGCGATATCCTGACCCGTGGGCGCACGGGTTTTGTCACGCGGTGAGTGACGCACTCGGAGTCCCGGCCGATTGGGTCATTGTGGGCAATGGCAGTGATGATGTGCTGACGATGCTGGTGCGGGCCTGCGCCGAGGGGGGCGATCGCCCAGTCGTATACCCAACGCCGACTTATACGCTTTATCGAACGTTGTCAGCCATGCAGCCTGCCACTGTTGTGGAAGTGCCCTACCCTGGGAGCTTTCAACTCCCCGTCGAGAAACTGATTGCCGCCAACGGCGCCCTCACGTTTATCGCATCTCCCAACAGCCCTTCCGGTCATGCGGTACCTTTGGATGACTTACGGGAGTTAGCGCACAAAACGCCAGGGGTATTGGTCATTGATGAGGCCTACGTTGATTTTGCAGAATTCTCAGCGCTGCCCCTCGTCCAAGAGTTTGAAAACGTGATCGTCTTACGAACGTTATCCAAAGGATATTCGCTGGCAGGGTTACGACTGGGCTTTGGGGTGGCCAACCCAACCCTCCTAGCTGGGTTGTTTAAGGTTAAGGACAGCTACAACGTAGATGCGATCGCGATCGCGTTAGGCAAAGCAGCCATGGGGGACCAGGCCTATAAGACTGCCTGTGCAGACAAAGTCAAACGGTCGCGCACCCAGTTGACACAACACTTAGAGCATATTGGCTTTACTGTCTTTCACTCCCAGGGAAACTTTGTGCTGGCAACCCCCTTGGGAAACACGGCAGAGTCCCTCTACCAAGCCTTGAAAGAACACGGCATTCTGGTGCGTTATTTCAACCAACCTGGGCTGGACGATAAGCTGCGAATCTCGGTAGGTACAGATGAGCAAAACCACCGGTTGATAGAAGCATTAACGAATCTGAGCCTTAACCCAACAGGCCAAACTTGCGCAAGCGTGCATCCATGA